A region of the Candidatus Eremiobacteraceae bacterium genome:
GGCGGGCGAATCTTCCTCAAGGTCCAGCGCCGCCGCCACGCCGCCTTGCGCCCATGCCGAGTTCGATTCGTCGATCGTGCCCTTGGTGGCGAGCGCGACCGACTTGCCTTGCGCGGCGCAGTGAAGCGCGAAGAGCAGCCCTGCGGCTCCAGAACCGATGACAAGAACGTCCGCGCGGATCATTGTTAGCTCATTTGCGGCGCTGCCTCAGACCGCCTGTGACAGGGCGGACCGCTCGGCCGGAAGAACGGCGCGCCTCTGTGCTTGGACGAAAAACGCTGACCGGCAGGCCGTGGCTGGACGCAGTCCTCGGCATCCTTCTCGCGGCGCTGATATTTCCGGTTTTGCTTGTCGCGGCGCTCTTGCCGCTTGGCATGACCGAGCCCGAATATGGCCGGGGCGTAGCCTGGGGAATCGGCGTGCCCGCACCGTTTGCCATTTGGTTTTTCGTCTCGCGCCGGTACCGCGGAATGAGCCTGTTCGGGTTGATATTCTGGCCGGCGCTCATGGTCTCGTGGGTGGCAGCGCTAGTGACGGGGACGATAGTCGGCCAGAACATGCGATTCGGATTCTAATGTAGGAGGGTGAGCAGCGCTCACCCATGGGCAAGCGATGCTTGCCCTCCTACAAATCGAAGGGGCAAGCGATGCTTGCCCTAGTACATATGCCCTCCTACAAAAGCTAGACGACGGCCATCATCCGCTCGATGCTGGTGCGCGCGCGCAGCATCGTGGCC
Encoded here:
- a CDS encoding FAD-dependent oxidoreductase: MIRADVLVIGSGAAGLLFALHCAAQGKSVALATKGTIDESNSAWAQGGVAAALDLEEDSPA